TGGCCACTGGCCGAGGAAAGGGAGAGGTCCAGAGTGAGCTGCAGCCACCTCCAGCACCAGGGCGGCAGGGCTAGGGCAGGTCTCCATTTAGGCTGTGCCATACAGATGTGGCACCAGCCTGTGCAGGAGCCGGTGGAGGCTGGCttctccccaggacccccaggactgccccctcccagtgcccccagccctgcccaagggatggtcccagcagctcctcgctgctgaccccagcaCTCACTCGTCCACGCACAAATGCAGCTTCCCCGGGGCGGTGGGCAGCCCAGGGCAGGGCGCCCGGGCAGCGCAGGAAGGCCTGGGAGAGGTCGCCAAGAGCTCGGCGCTGGCCCCGGCCCTGGGCTGGTGCTGGGTGTGGGGTCAGCCAAGAGCCCTcggggctgcagcccctgccGAGGACCTGGCAGCCTCTGTGTGGCGAAACCCCCGGCCCCGACAGTGGCACTGGGAGGCTGGGCTTGGGGATGCTCTGgctggggaacccccccccccggggccatgggggctctggggtggTTACGGCCATCGCTCCTGGGCCAGCAGGGCTGAGTCTGGTGGCTCTGGGGACTCTGAGCTGGGTAACATCCCCAGAGCCCTTCTGGGTGTGGACTGGGACCAGGGGGCACAGGGTGtggggcagctgcaggagccagcAGAGCCCCTTGGCCCAGGAACAAGGATAGGACTGGGATGGATCCAGGGAGGGGGCTGGGATAGAGCCAGGATGGGAGCTGCAAAGGGGCTGGGAAAAGGCTAGAGAGAGagcagggatggggctaggatTGGAGCCAGCATGGGACTGGGATGGATCCAGGGAGAGACCTTGGATGGAAGCCGGGGTGGAGCTGGGAGGAGGCGGGATGAGAAGAAGCCGGGATGGGAACCaggatggggctgggatgggagcTGCGATGGGGCTGGAAGGGAGGGAGCCGTGATGGGGCTGGGATAACGCCGGGATGGGAGCCAGGATGGAGCTGGGACAGGGGTCGGGATGGAGCCGGGACGGGAGCAAGGACAGGAACAGGGACGGAGCCGCGATGGAGCCGGGACGGGAGCAGCAGCggagcccccctccccggccggtgCCCGATGCCCGGTGCCGGCGTTGGCGTCGTCCTTACCTGGGAGCGGAAGGGCAGGGGGCCGTCGGCGTCCAGGACGCTGAGGAAGGGAAGCTGCAGGGCGGCGGCGAGGAAGTcgagctggagcagctcccggcgggagcggggcacgGCCAGCACCGCGGCCACGCCGCGCACCACCAGCGCCGCGCACAGCCAGCGCGCCAGCGAGCCGGGGtcccgcgccgccggcgcgcccgccaccACCTCCAGGCTCAGGTTGTagggcagcgccgcccccccggggccggggccggggccggggccggggccggggccggcggcgcgggccaggGCGGCGCGgacgcggccgggggcggcgggcggcagcagcgcgcCCAGGCgcacggcggggccggcgcgggccaggacgcggcagggctgcgggtgcCCCCCCGCGCCCAGCGCCGCGGCGCAGAGCCacagcgcccgcagcccccgcagccccgccatggcccgcccgctccgctccgcgccgcgccgcgctgcgccccgacGGGacggggaggggcggcggcggcggggcgggacggggcggggcggccgctgcccccgggccgcccgcgctcgcccggctccgctcgAGCCGCAGCCGACGGCGCGgagagcccggccgcccccctccgccgcccgccccgtcccgggCTGCTGCGGCCCCCGGAGCAGCCCCACCGCTGGCGCAGGCGACGGGCGAGGCGGGTCCCCCCCCGGGCACACGCGCCCCGCCGGgctctgtgcacacacacacacgtacacacatacacgcacccTGCACACCCACAGGGTGTTCGCACACCCACACCCAGCACACCAACAGGCACACACGCAGCACAAGCCCTCACGGCCACCCGCGTCACCCATCCCACCACCCTGCGGCGTTTCAGCCTCGCTGCTCGCCCCGTCCCAGCCCCACGGACGAGCCCCGTTTGCGTTGCAGCCCACGCAGGGTCCGTCCCCCCGACCCGTCCCGCTGTGACACTTCCATTCCTGTGCTCCCAGCGTAGCGACTTCAATCCCTGGGAAGGAAGGCCTGTCGGAGGGAGCTCAAGGAGTTACAGCACATAAATCCCCACGGTTTCCAGGAGAATTTCAGCTACCTTTTAATAACCAGCGCGTTCCTCCTGCTTCAGCTGAGACCTCTCATCCTATGTGACTCGAATGAAGATACCAGCGCTCCCCGCTGTGCCCAGGCTTGGCAAAAGTCTCTCAAGGCAATGGCTGGAGCGAGGTTTGGAGCTGTGACCTAGCAAAGGCTGACACCAACGCCTGCAATTAGAGACACCAGCCTTAAAACTGTCCCCATCCTGGGGCTGCCGGGCTCAACCTGCAGGGTGGACGCAGGGGTTAAGGGCTTTGCACTCCTGTGTCTCGCTGCCCTGGACACGCAGCAGCTTTGCGGTCTTCCTCTGCAGGGAGGCAAAGCAGTGTCCCAGgccctggggaaactgaggcaggggaggcgaggcgaggcaagagGGCTCCCCGCTACCAGAGCGCAAAGATCAGCTGCCAGGCAGACAGAGAGACTCTACtaaattaataagaaaaagaaagcaggcaaGAAAGCCAAGTAGCAGCTGGCAAAAAATACTGATCATCAGGCAAATTTAATGAGTTAAAGCTAATGAATTCCCCTTGCAGAGACCAGCCCGGAGAGGGGGAGGCAGCGAGCGCAGATCCTGCTggggcgctgggagcactggCAGCCCCCCATGCCAGGGGAGCTGCCGTCTCCTCCTGGAGCAGCCGATGGACAAGCAAGGGGCACTGCCAGCTCCGTCCCCCCTGGGAGAGACAAGGGTGGGCACTCAGCACCCAGGACAGGAGCTGCGGTGGGGACCGAGGCCCCGTGGCCCACGCTGGGCCTGGGAAAGGGAATGGGTACAACCAGGAGATCCCCTCTCTGACCCAGCCCCTGACTGGGGGATAAATCAGCGGCTGGAGCAGGCTGTGTCCCCGGGACGAGCCAGCCCAGCCCACGCAGGCTTCGGCGCTCTCCTCGCCGGCTCCCGGCATGCTGGGGTTACGTTTCTGCTGCAGCCCCGGATGCCTGCAGTTCTCAAAGTACTACCCTGgctcaggctgatgctctccGATGCAGCCGATTAATGTTGATCCAAAATGTCAGAAGGAAGATGAggagcaaaaggaaagagaaacggCACTTATTAAACTAAAAGCATTATCTAAGCAGGCTGGCATGAGAGTGGACACTTAAAGTGGACACTTGCGTTATTAAAGTGTACTTTAAATCAACTGCACTTACTTCTGGTGTATTAAACAGGTCCGTGCAGTGGGTGCGCCTGGGGACAGCTGTGCTCCCTGGAGGGCCAGGCCCCCCCCTTCCAGCGTCCTCACTCCTGCCCctcagctggggagcagagcctCGCGGGGCAGGGATGGACCCGCATCAGGACAGTCAGGCAAGCAGCGATCCCATTCCCATGGCAGGAAATGGTTGGTCCTTGCCAGCATCtctcccttctgcctcctgccccccAACACGGCCCCCTGCGGGGAGAGGAGCTGGGGTTCGTGCAGCGCCCTGGCACCGATACCTCACGCTCTGGCACTGCCAGATCTGCCGTCTTTTACCAGCCTCAGGCAGAGACCCGGTTCCAGCTCCAGGCAGGAACAAGCCTGAGAACAGCGGCACCGAGCAGGCGGTGCAGCTGGGCCATCGCTCCCTCCTGGAGGTGGCTAAAAGCAGCGGGGGACCACAGCAGGTACAGAGGGTGAACCGCAAGGGCACGTGGACGCTTTGGGAGGCTCCGGGAAAACAGCCttggggagagggtgcagacgaccACCTGACAGCGAACAGCATGACTTCCCTCAGACGCAGACTCACTTCCCCGCTCCCTGGTAACAGCCCAGTCTGGGGAAGCGATGGCAGGAGGTTATTAAGATCTGTGGTCACCAGCAGGGTTTAAAGAAAAACCTCAGGCATCTCTCACtataaaaaacaaatcttttatgtaaaaaataaacCTAAACAAAACCCACAACCCCCGCTGCCATGCTAGTGACAATACAAAAGGCCGATTCCCCAGAACACCatggaaaacaaagcagctggatccaaatatatataaattgtCAACTTACGAGATTGGAAATAGCACCTTGCTTGCCCCTCCCCAAGGAGTCAGCCCTGTGCCCCAAAATGACCAACCGCGCTCCGAGCCCAACGGACGCCCCAGCCGCTGCCCCCACCACCCTGCAGCCTGCTAGGCCAGGCCGGGTGGAGGTGGCGGTGCAGGAGTCGTGTCTTCAGGCTGGACGCCCCCGGGTCTCGCCTGCCCGGCCCCAGGCAGTGCCGtgctgaccggtggggctccggGCTGGGAATCAGCCGGACACGCTTCCCCCGGGCACTGCGGTGCAGGAACTGCTCAGCCCCCACTGTCACGTGAGCAGAACAAACCCACAAGCGGGATCCCTGCTGGAATGGATCCTGCAATACCGAGCAGCGTTTCCAAGGGCGGGGTGGGCGAAAAGGATCTCTCAAATCCAATCTCAAACCAGTATTAAGAGAGGACAAAAACACTTTTCTGTCTGCACTGCAGGGTCaagtaacaaaaagaaacaggaaaaaaaaaggccaagggAAGAGACTGGAAAAGAGCAGGAACTCCATCCCGCACTCCTTCCCTCAAAACCTGGTAACACTCCTCTCCACCAGCTGGCTACTCCATAGGCTTCCCCAATTCCAGGCAGCACTGCGTCTCTGCTGGCACCGAGAAGTGTCTCGGGGTAAAAACGGTCCATGTGTTGTCCTGCATGCAGCTGGCCTGGGAGCACACGCAGCAGCCTTGCAGCCCCGCACCAGTCGCAGTTGCGTGTCATCGCACGGATGCCAGACCAAGCAGGCAAATGCTCCTGTGTGCGCACTGTTGTAGATGCTTGCGAGAACACATGAGCCACATGTGCTTGCACGTCTGCGTGTGCAcgtgcccaggggctggctggttcttccccaggagctgggctgggagagGCGGAGGGCTGGGAGGGCTGGGGGTTGCCTCTTCATTTGGCTGGTTTGGTGATGATGCGGGCAGAGAAGTCAAACAGGTTCTTATTGATCTTCCGGAGGGTGCTCACCTCCTCTTCTAGCTCGCTCACCTGGATCGTCAGATGTTCCTGGTCTCCCATCAGGTTCTGTGAGGGAGAAATGCAACAAAGCAGCTTCAGGGACCAGGGTCTCAACTCTGGCAAGTGGGCGCTGGTGTTTGCCAGGATAGCAGCAACCCCAAAACTATTGCATCCTCTCCTACCTTCATCTCCTGTTCAAAGCTTGCCCCTCCTGTCTACACCATGAGCAAATTCCAGGGCTTGTTCCTCCCATTCCCCAACTTTGCACAGTGCCCTAAGGACCATTTCTGCTTAATGGGGACCCCACGACAGGGATCTGTACTAGAAGGCAGTGCTTCCCCCATCTCATAGTGGGGGGGTCTCACCTTTTCCCTTGTTGAGCACATCTGAGAGTACATCTTCTCAGCCTTTTCCAGGTAGCTCTCCCCAGACTCCTGCAAGGATCAGACAGAAGCAACTGATACAGAAAACCTGGGTCCTCTCATTAGTGCTGAGTACCCACCACCCAGGGCAGAGTACCCCGCTGGAGTAGGCAAAGACACCCCCTGGTTCCCCAGATCCAGCCATGGGGGCCAAAGCAGCGACTGAGCGGAGACTCCAGCAGTACCAACACAGTAGCCTGGCTAGAGCTGCAGCCCCTTTCCAAAGGGAaagcctgtgccctgcactgctggGCAGGGGCCAGGGGTCCCAAAACAGTCCCCTGGAGAACACCTTGTACAGGTGTCctcccagctcctctcctcccagcaCCGTGCCCTGCCGAAGGGAGCCTGAAAGGGGACCGCACGGACAGAGCGTGCTTTGCCTTGGCAGCACGAAGCGCTGGGCACGCCACACTGCAGACTGCTCTCCCCAGGCGTTGCGCTGTGAGCAGGGGAGGCTGACTGACAGCAAGACTGACATTTCCAAAACAGCActggagctggcccggccaccatCTGCATGCTGTCCCTCTCTCAAGCAGCAGACAAACAGCCCCTCCTCGAAACGCTGACACCTCCTCTCCATGGAGCTCATCCATCAGAAGTGACAGGGCTATCACTCTCCTGGGGACAGACGCTGACAGAGGTGAGACAGAAGCGCGGGGACTCCCTGTGGCAAGGCCAGGGGATGGAAGGACCAGCCTGGCACACAGCGAGCCTGTGATCACTCACAGAGCAGATCCTGACAGTGCCTGTTCGCTTGGGCTGGCCTCTCCCCCCGGCCTGCGGCAGCCACACCAGGtctgagcagcaggagctgcggaacAGCAGCGCGAGCCCACAGCATGGCGCAAGGCTGGAAGGACAAATGACTGCACCAGCCGGACTGCAAGGGGAATGCAAGGGAGGAAGAATGGATTTCACTGCACTGGAGAATGAAGTCTGTGGAGGGGAAAACAACCTCTtgccaaataaaaaagaaaaaaaaaagctgtgtgtgGGGAGGATCTTTACAGGCAGGACCTTGGGTACAGCAGAGCAGCAGTGCCCAAACCACCTCCTGATCCCTCCACATCACCACCGACACTGGGGCAGCGACTTCAGAGGAaccccctgtgtccctgccagGACCTACTCCCGGAGCTCTGGATTACCCGGTGCCCTCAGTCCTGCAGCGCCTCTCCCTCGGTTGAGGGTGGCCCAGAAGCAGCTGAGAGCAAGAGAAGAGACCTCCTGTTCCCTGCGTGGCAGGCTGGCTCAAACCTCCCACCGCAAGTGAGTTAATTAGGCAATTCCACTACTTTAATAAAACAGCACTTGGGGAAGTTTGGCTGCACCAGCAAGGGCAGGGGAAAGGATCAGATGTGCACTGGAGGCTTCTTGTGGAAAAGAGAGTAGTCGAAGGGTGCAGCTTGGTGCAGGGATGGGCCTAAGGTCCTCGCAAGAGCTGGGAGCTAGCACAGGCCTGTCTCGTCCAGCTGCTCTGCCCACTGCCTCAGCCTAACCCATCAAGCTAGCCATCCTTCTGGCCCTGAGCCCACCACCGGGTATTGGATCCTCACTGTCCAATGCAAGACAGTACATTACTCCGTAAATAAGATGCGCACCAGGTGCTTCCACCCACAGCGCTCAGGAGCTATTCCAGAACGGGCTGTGAAGCTGCTACCTATCAGCAGCGCATCAGCAAGGACCAGCTatctgctgctgctccggctggaggaTCAATCTTGCACTCTCGTGCACAGAACCCCCTCTCCGCCCCACTTCCATCTCTCCCTTCCTGGCAGCTTTCTCGTCCCTGGGTACCTGCTGGTGGAGCCCAAGACGCAGCGTCACTCCCTCATTTCCCTGATCGTCACTGCTTTCGGTGCCATGGAGGTGTTTGCTGAATTTGGGAAGAGGCACGCTGGGTTTGCCATCCGGGTTAAACATGTTGGCTGGGGCCAGGACTATGAGCGCATTCGTAACTGGACCTGGGGTGGGACAGAAAGGAGAGAACAGGTCAGACTTCTCCCCTTGGCAGGTTTGCATCTTGCTTGGCTTCTGGGAAGGGCAACCCTGGAAATAGGTGGCCAGGGCTCTGCATCCTTCTCCAGCATCTGGAAAGTATGATCTCATAACAGCAACGAGTAGTACTTTTCCCCCAGGCCTCTACAATCGGGAGCACAGACACCCCTCCATGCCCCTGTGTCGGCAGGCAGCGAGGAGAGGACAGCTTGCGCTCGCCCGCGCTCAGGAGAGTGTGGTGCTCTGGCCGTCCTCTGCTGAGTGAGCCATCCATCAGTGGCTGCGCCTCACACAGCTGTCTCCTGGTAATGATCTATCACACACACTTGTTTGGCAGAGTTAATTACTGCATTTACCCACacaggctgctgctttctgtcagcagccccctccacccccctttCCAAACTCACACTTGCTGGCAAACTCCCACCACTGCCTTCCACTTACCAAATCTCTCCCTGTCAGACACACACCCACCCGCCAGTCCACATCCCCAGGCAACGCTCCCCGGCCCCAGCACTGCCTGGAGTACACCTCCGGTGGAGGGGAGCAGCCAGAGGGCCTGTGTGCGAACAGACCCGCTCAGTCACCACTAATGAAACCTCAACCATCCATCTTCCCCCTGCTGGGCTCGACGACACGACAGGAAAGGTTAAAAGGAGCCAGATCCACCTGAGCGAAGGTGAACTGCTGCAGAATCACTGCTCTCACATATAAGTGCTGCcaaagagagcagagaaaggtGCAGAACAGGACAAGGGAGGGCAGGAGTCTGGGGGAGGACTAGGGGGCAAGGAGCCAGCTGAGGCTTTCTGTCTCTGTGGAGGAGACAGATAAAAGCACCTCTGATGGTAGAAGAGGGCTCCCTCATCATCATCTCCACCTCCAGCCAGACCAGAGACTGCTCCAAACCCAGATCCTGCTCAGAGGGTGAGACTGCTAAGACTGAATCCTTGCTGGCAACTTAAAGGCTCTGTCAAATGCTCAGTCCAGAAGCTGCTCTGCCAGGTGCCAGGAGTCCCAGGCTTGCCTCCAAAGCTGCTCTTTGCCAAAACTTTGCTGTAATAAACCATTTGTTCTAATGTTGCTCCCGCACTAAGGAAAAGAGGTTTGCTGCCTCTTATGAAAATATCCATTAGGGATATTACCACATCTGGTTCACCACCAGGTCACAGACAAGCACCTTGTAAGGAAGCAtcaaaaaaggcagagaggaCAAAAATCTCATGAACTAGCCTACAAATTCCAAACTCTGCCTGGTCACCATCCAGGGCACCGAATCCCCAGCAGAGCCAaccccagccccagctctctcctgGGCCCAGCCCTGAGCTCCAGTGAGGATGCTAATCCCATCCAGAGCCACCTCATAATGGGTGGCTCAGGCACCCAGCTGTGAGTAATATCCTGCCAGTGTGGGACGAGGGACTTGACTCAATCAAGGGAGAATAAATAATCCAGCTTCCAACACTGTGGTAGCTGCCAGCAGGATCGACTCAGATGGAGTCTCCCTGTGCTGGCTGGGTAGGAGCAAGCCCTTGAAGATGGTCTGTGCCCCAAGGCATTTGGGGACAAAAGGACAGAATTCGCATGACCAGAAGGGAACTGATACCTAGAGAGAATCTGGAGCAGTGCTGGCAAGGGAACGCAGGAGTCCTGGCTCACAGTCAGGCAACCGTTGCTCCCCCTCATCCCAGAGATCTGCTGCCTCCCTTCAGAGTGGTGCTTGTGCATTCAGTGCCAGCCAAGCTGGACAGAGGGGTGACCTGGAGCAGTCCTGCCTTGCCCGACACAGTCACAGCTCATTAcctgagagcagcagcccagTTTCTCAGAGTCCATTCCTCTGCCCATGCTCTGTCCCCTTGGCTGCCTGCTCCAGTCAAGGACAAGCAAACCTTGCTGGAAAAGCCCCCTGCGTCCTTCTTGCCACCACAGCCACGCTCATCTCGAGCCGGGCAGCCACAGCCCTGAGCTGCGCTCCAATTCCTCTGATCTATTTCCAGCACCATCATGTGGGGAGGCCAGTGCTTTCTCATTTGCCCTCAGCTGCCTCTCCTTTGCCCCTGTGAGCAGAGGGGCCTCGTTCTCCTGGGCACATCAAGCTGGAGGTTGCTGTCatgtcagctgcagcagaaaagccCATGTCATCTCTGCCTTGTGAAGAGAGAGGCTCGGGGAATATGCTGGGGGGGTCAGCAGGGTGGCGGCATGGAACAGACCTTGCTCAGGGGGCTAACATCACTGCTCAGAGAAGCAGCGAGAAAGGCAGAGGGGAGACTATGACCAGCTGGAAATGAGCGCTGCAGGGAACTTCCTGCCCCACTAAGATCAGGGTTTGGCCGTGGCAGAGAGGGAACGTCAGGGAGAGAAGAGCCCCTGAGCTCCCGGTAGAGGGAAGCTGTGAATACGTTGTCTATCGAGTCTCTGTGCAGGGACCCTCCATCCTGTGCTCCCTATAGTACAGCTCTGTGGTGCAGGGTACGGCATGGGGTCTGGATGGCGTCTCCTGAGCCACATAAAGCTCCCAAGCTTCTCCCGTGCCTGGATTAAGCACACGAGCAGCAGCAGGGTAGTagtggggccagggctgctggaGAAGCCAAATCCTTGCCCACAGCAAGGAATAAGCCAGCAAAGGCTGCAGAAGGCAACCTCACCTTACGGCCGTGGCACCTCTGCAGCCTCAAGGAGGGTTTTAATGCCTGGCTTGCAGTGAAGGCTTGACTTTTGCAAGTAGCAAAGAAATGCCTGAAATGCCCAGGGCAGCTTCAGAGCAGCAGAAGTGAGATAGTGGCAGCTTTTGACAGTTGAAGGGGAAAGGCTCCTGGAGACAGCACCACATGGGCAGCCTTACCTTTGTGATTCATTGTCTTTAGGCACTGCTTGCTCTGGATGTCCCACAGCCGGACTGTTTCATCGTGTGAGCCGGAAAGCAGTAGGCTGCCATCTGTGGAGACTGACAGACATGTCACCTGGTTcctggaaggggaagagaaaagggagttTAAACTCAGAACGACCCAAGGTCGGACAGAAACAGAAGGAGCGACGCTGGTGATGTGGGCAGACGGAGCTAGGAGATATTTGGCAGGTGTGACTGGCACCTCACCTGTGCCCTTTGAAGATCTTCCCATTCTCTCGCTCTGTCTGGAAGGTCCGGTCTCTCTGGACTGgctgcagaaatgaaggaaagaagacaGACAGAAGTTTAAACCCAGGAAGATTGAAGCCAGCAGGTCCATTACTGTGCCTGGATGGACTAGAGGTGATTTTCCAGGCCACaagctctccccttcctccctggtCCTTACCCCCCTCTAGGAAGtttcctctctcctgccctccttccctcaTCCCTGCTGGAAATGCCTCTCACTGTAAGGGGAACAGCCCAGGCACAGTGACAGAGAAGGGTGCTCGGGGTGCAGAGGAACCTGGGCCCTCTGGCATCCTGGCAGATCACCAGTTACACAGGCAGGGAGTGTGGCAGCGACCCAGGGTGCCCTGCCGAGGCTGGGCTGCACGAGGGCAGCACCAAGCAGATCTGCAGCCCCCATCACTCACCCAGGCACACAGGTCAACCTGGAAGATGGAACCGTCCATGCCGCCGCAAAACATGTGATACTCAGAGAGGTCAAGAGTCACAGCCATGATCCCCACATcgaagagaacagaaagaaggaGCTCTCCAGAGGAGATTTCCCACAGCTGGAGTGAGAAGATACAGAATTAGAGGCTTAAACGTTAACTACGCAATCAGAAGAACATATTGCTTCTTATCTGCACTTACAGGCCCAGCAGCAGTCTCACAGCATGTACCGGCATCCCCTCCTAACTATGGTCAGGGAAACTAAGGCACAAGCTGGCTTGCCCAGGGTCATGTGCCAAGTCAGGCAGAATGAAGAGAGAACCCAGGATCAGCCTCATTCTGACCACGAGACAACAAATTTCCCAGGCAACTCTGGAATAGCCTTTAACTTCTCCATGCCCATCCTGTCCCCTGGGGCAGATCccttcctgcagggcaggagaagTGGACTAGAGGTTCCAGCTCTGGTGCTGGCCCTGTCTGGCCACCAGGGCTGAAATCTGCACAGCTCCATCTTCTTTGTGATTGAAGAAATCTCAGTCAGGAGGCAATAGAGGAGCTGAACCCAGCATTCCCTGGGGAAACTTGGAGGCCCAGTCCTGAGGGCAGGAGCCGAGAAACTGCTCATATTTGGAGAAATGAAACTCTTCAGGTCTGGCAGCTCTGAGTCATCACAGGGACAGCTAAGAAACCGTGCTACTGCATCCCTCATGGACAGCtttgctgcagcccagcagagaCTATTTTTTAACCCTATGGGGCCTGCAAACCTCCAGGACACTTGCTTGTTCAGGCAGCTGCGGGGCCTGAGCCAAGCCTTACCTTCGCTGTCTGGTCAAGGGAGGCTGTGGCTGCTCGTGCCAAGGGCCCTCCAAAGCCACAGCACAAGTCCGTGATAGGGAGGCTGTGTCGGGACCACACATGACGAGGGTCAGGGATCTGGGAGGGCTCTGCCTGCAGCACGCTGTAGCGGAGAGAACAAAGAGAAAGGTTAGCACCGCGGGGAGTACAGCCATGCCGCCAGTCAGCAAGAGCGACGCTGGGGATGCCACAGCAAAGCAGCTGTGACGGGAGCTGGCCGAGGCTCTGCTGCCTCTGGGATGGTTCTCCTGGGTGCGAGAATCAAACAGAATGCAGAAGTTGTCAGCGGCCAGAGCGCATGTGGTATCACGGTCAAGGGCCATCACTGAGATCCCCATCCCAGAGGACACAGAGACAGGAACCTCAGCTGCCACTAGCtggggaaggaaaatgagaacatAAAAGACCACTTCAAAGGGGAAGGCAATAATCCACCGCCTGTGTCCACTGGGGAAAAGAAGTCAGAGGCATATGTTGCAGCTTGGGAAATTTAGATGAGACACAAGGAAAATCTCTTTAGCACTAAGGCTAACAACACTAGACCAAACTGCTGAAGAATGGCACAGGCGCATCACCACCAATGGATTTTAAGAACAGCTTAGACGCCCGTCAGGGTTCGCTTAGGTAGAGCTGATTCGGCCTCAGGGAAGCGGTAGCTGATCTCTTGTTTTCATGTACTTTGTCCAAACGCTCTGTCCCCAGCACAAACGGGCAGACACCTGCTTGTGGGGTACCGTTACCTGTAAAGGTTCCACACCAGAGCCAGGCAGTCCTTGGCTCCCGAGAGGAAGTGGCTGCTGTCATCAGTAAAGCAGAGGCATGTGAGGTCCTGGTAGTGTCGGTTCAGGATGGCTAAGAGGTTCCCATTGGAGACCTAGAATAAAGGAAAGGAcacaagaatattaaaaaaaccttaatatacatataaaaaaaatataatctaaaaatatttttaaaacatattgaatattacttattttaaaaagaccGTTTAAAAAGAGCAATGCTGCACTGTCCAGGAGGCTGTGTGCCACCCCtgaggtggctgcatttcagcaagGCTATGTGGTCTCAAGCCAGTGGAGGCTTTGGGACGGACCTGGGCAAAGAGAGTTCCTTAAACCTGGAGCTTTTCTTGTTGCAACACTGCAGATAGGGAGGGAAGTAAGGAGGCAGTGAGGGAGCCCATATAAAAGAACAGAATCAACTCCCTCTCATTGTCTGAATTACccctaaaaataaaaccaaactgcAATTCAATGGAGAATAGAGAAGGCGTAAAACAAGGACGCCTGGAATCCTTTTCCAGGTCCATTGCG
This sequence is a window from Struthio camelus isolate bStrCam1 chromosome 26, bStrCam1.hap1, whole genome shotgun sequence. Protein-coding genes within it:
- the WDR18 gene encoding WD repeat-containing protein 18 translates to MQRRLPPRAAVGSGRGVALGWPAPRCRAEEGRRSRPPRRSLWPWRTGKMAAPMEVALVSDAAGPLCNCSVWELHSGSALPGYRGGNSGPRGLALLGGEHLLGAQLGKSYINVWELQRKDQLQQKIICPGPVTCLTASPNGLYILAGVAESIYLWEVSNGNLLAILNRHYQDLTCLCFTDDSSHFLSGAKDCLALVWNLYSVLQAEPSQIPDPRHVWSRHSLPITDLCCGFGGPLARAATASLDQTAKLWEISSGELLLSVLFDVGIMAVTLDLSEYHMFCGGMDGSIFQVDLCAWPVQRDRTFQTERENGKIFKGHRNQVTCLSVSTDGSLLLSGSHDETVRLWDIQSKQCLKTMNHKGPVTNALIVLAPANMFNPDGKPSVPLPKFSKHLHGTESSDDQGNEGVTLRLGLHQQESGESYLEKAEKMYSQMCSTREKNLMGDQEHLTIQVSELEEEVSTLRKINKNLFDFSARIITKPAK